In the Salmo trutta chromosome 33, fSalTru1.1, whole genome shotgun sequence genome, one interval contains:
- the LOC115172644 gene encoding sodium/bile acid cotransporter encodes MNGTMNQTEGQYRDGYETAWNGGNTYNITPRNVTTGFQSPFSPVMDMAISGITIIILFITMVSLGCTMEISKIKAHILKPKGVAIAVVAQFGIMPLTAFSLAKIFQLGAIEAVTVLICGCCPGGNLSNIFALALKGDMNLSIVMTTCSTVLALGMMPLLLFLYCHGFNNLENAVPYTGITIALIMTLVPCAIGIAINHRVPQYSQIIIKVGLSILLIGSVAIGVMSGISIGGTVRVVLSSRLIAVAALMPLTGYLLGYIMSTIFKVNHQCRRTISMETGCQNIQLCSTILKVAFPPEVIGPLYLFPLIYIIFQGGEALLFIILFRCY; translated from the exons ATGAATGGTACCATGAACCAGACAGAGGGACAGTACAGAGATGGCTATGAGACAGCTTGGAATGGCGGCAACACCTACAACATCACACCTCGTAATGTCACCACTGGCTTCCAGTCCCCCTTCTCCCCGGTTATGGACATGGCCATCAGtggcatcaccatcatcatcctcttcatcaccatggTGTCCCTGGGCTGCACCATGGAGATCTCCAAGATCAAGGCCCATATCCTGAAGCCCAAAGGGGTGGCCATCGCAGTGGTGGCCCAGTTTGGTATCATGCCTCTCACTGCCTTCAGCCTGGCCAAAATCTTCCAGCTGGGTGCCATCGAGGCTGTGACCGTGCTGATCTGTGGCTGCTGTCCGGGTGGAAACCTCTCCAACATCTTCGCCCTGGCCCTGAAGGGTGACATGAACCTAAG CATTGTAATGACCACATGTTCTACTGTTTTGGCCCTGGGTATGATGCCTCTGCTGCTCTTCCTATATTGCCATGGCTTCAATAACTTGGAAAACGCTGTGCCTTACACTGGCATCACCATAGCTCTCATCATGACCCTAGTGCCCTGTGCCATTGGCATAGCCATCAACCACCGGGTACCACAGTACTCTCAGATCATCATCAAG GTTGGTCTAAGCATCTTACTAATTGGCTCTGTGGCCATTGGTGTCATGTCAGGCATCTCCATTGGGGGAACAGTGAGGGTGGTTCTTTCATCCCGACTCATAGCCGTGGCTGCACTGATGCCCCTGACAGGCTACCTGCTGGGATACATCATGTCCACCATCTTCAAAGTCAATCATCA ATGCAGGAGGACTATTTCTATGGAGACAGGCTGTCAGAACATCCAGCTGTGTTCCACCATCTTGAAAGTGGCCTTTCCCCCGGAGGTTATTGGCCCCCTGTATCTGTTCCCGCTGATCTACATCATATTCCAGGGAGGCGAGGCACTGCTTTTCATCATCCTCTTCAGATGTTACTAA